A window of Akkermansiaceae bacterium contains these coding sequences:
- a CDS encoding efflux RND transporter permease subunit: MNKLIHFCLNQKMVVLILLTFVIGWGVRVAPFDWDTKVIPRDPVAVDAIPDLGDNQQIIFTEYMGRSPQDVEDQISYPLTVSLLGIPGVQEVRSYSMFGFSYVYLIFKEDVDYYWSRSRILEKLNSLPAGLLPDGATPTLGPDATGLGQVYQYFLEGRDPDGNPVPGWNPEELRSLQDWYVRYSLLGADGVAEVASVGGFVKQYQVEVDPIKLQAWDVTLADVANAVRKSNMETGARNLAINGAEYILRGTGYIRELDDLRDAVVAVRDNTPITVAQIATVQLGPDMRRGVIDVNGADAAGGIVVARYGANPLQTIKNTKAKVKEVSAALPVKVIVYWQKTDRDAVKNFADEHDISPAFASEAPADTTLNQEAWLPWTNTHEQDLWPEWMNTSKVTIVPFYDRSGLIDETLNTLDEALYQQILVTIIVVVIMVLHFRSSILISSMLPLAVLITFIGMKLFGVDANIVALSGIAIAIGTVVDVGIVLTENIIKHLKEAAPGSSSATVIYEAVTEVAGAVTTSVMTTVVSFLPVFTMTGEAGRLYRPLAYTKSFALIASIIVALTIIPPIAHFLLGVLPRWLKKDKNDKRKLSAKLVSRSYLITALLGIGAGISLGFSTTLALAFIALAVLNAFHSRLSPKLQHVGVLTINIGTALIVGWLLAKNWMPLGLESATFTNFLFVAILLGGLLITFKIFELGYTRILSWCLKHKALFLSLPLMMLAAAGCIWLGFGKLTSGLPEGIQHTSLYQDLDKKFPGLGKEFRPALDEGSFLVMPTVSPHASIKEATEALRTLDAAIAAIPEVSQVVGKIGRAESALDPAPISMIETIVNYRSEYRSDEKGRVLTFEVNDNGDYVYDKKGKLVPDEDGKPFRQWRPHIKSADDIWQEISKVTQSPGLTGAPKLQPIETRLVMLRTGMRAPMGIKVKAPTLLSLEDFGLQIERLMRESGIPGLDVNSINADRIVGKPYLEIHPDREAAKRYGLNVVDIHKTIQTAIGGEIVTTTVEGRERYDVQVRYAREARDSIESIEKILIKTKEGAQVPLGQLVEIKYVRGPQVIKSEDTFLTGYVTFGANPGFAEVDVVEEVQAYLDEQEEAGKLKRAGGIRYEFAGNYESALEFEKNMMIIMPLALLSIFLILYLENRSVLNTFIIFSGITVAFSGGFILLWLYGQPGFMNFTVFGHNLRELFQIHPINLSTAVWVGFIALFGIATDDGVVISTYLRQRFKKDNPQTIAEIRAATVTAGKRRCRPCLMTTATTLLALLPVLTSTGRGADIMGPMAVPIFGGMLVELLTMFVVPVLFCTAKELTHKQQV, translated from the coding sequence ATGAACAAGCTCATTCACTTCTGCCTCAACCAAAAAATGGTTGTTCTCATTCTGCTTACCTTCGTCATTGGCTGGGGTGTGCGTGTTGCCCCCTTTGACTGGGATACAAAAGTCATCCCCCGTGATCCTGTCGCGGTCGATGCCATCCCCGATCTTGGTGACAACCAGCAGATCATCTTCACCGAATACATGGGGCGATCACCTCAGGACGTGGAAGACCAGATCAGCTACCCTCTCACCGTCTCGTTGCTTGGTATTCCCGGTGTGCAAGAAGTTCGCAGCTATTCCATGTTTGGGTTTTCTTACGTCTACCTCATCTTTAAGGAAGACGTTGATTACTACTGGAGCCGTAGTCGAATTTTGGAAAAGCTGAATAGTCTTCCCGCTGGACTTCTCCCTGATGGTGCCACGCCGACCCTTGGCCCGGATGCCACAGGATTAGGACAAGTGTATCAGTACTTTCTCGAAGGACGTGATCCAGACGGCAACCCCGTTCCCGGTTGGAATCCCGAGGAACTACGCTCGCTGCAAGACTGGTATGTGCGCTACTCCCTGCTCGGTGCCGATGGCGTGGCCGAGGTCGCTTCCGTTGGTGGGTTTGTTAAACAATATCAAGTCGAAGTCGACCCTATCAAACTTCAGGCATGGGATGTTACTTTAGCCGACGTTGCCAACGCAGTGCGCAAGAGCAACATGGAAACAGGTGCCCGAAACCTCGCTATCAATGGAGCTGAATACATTCTCCGTGGCACGGGATACATCCGGGAACTGGATGACTTGCGCGATGCAGTAGTCGCGGTTCGAGATAATACTCCGATCACCGTAGCTCAAATAGCAACCGTCCAACTCGGACCTGACATGAGGCGAGGTGTGATCGATGTGAATGGAGCCGATGCCGCAGGTGGAATTGTCGTCGCCCGATACGGAGCCAACCCCTTGCAAACGATCAAAAACACCAAAGCCAAGGTCAAAGAAGTCTCAGCGGCATTACCCGTAAAAGTCATTGTTTACTGGCAAAAAACCGACCGCGATGCTGTCAAAAATTTCGCCGACGAACATGACATATCACCAGCGTTTGCGAGTGAAGCCCCGGCTGACACAACACTCAATCAAGAAGCATGGCTGCCGTGGACCAACACCCATGAACAAGATCTCTGGCCTGAATGGATGAACACATCGAAGGTCACCATCGTTCCTTTTTATGATCGCTCAGGACTCATCGATGAAACCCTCAACACCCTTGACGAAGCGCTCTATCAGCAAATCCTCGTTACCATCATTGTGGTGGTTATCATGGTGCTACACTTCCGCAGTAGTATCCTCATTTCCTCCATGTTGCCCCTGGCGGTATTGATCACCTTCATCGGTATGAAGTTGTTCGGTGTCGACGCCAATATCGTGGCTCTATCCGGGATCGCCATTGCCATTGGAACGGTGGTGGATGTTGGAATTGTTCTTACCGAGAACATCATCAAACACCTCAAAGAAGCCGCACCCGGGTCCAGTTCAGCCACCGTTATTTATGAGGCTGTCACCGAGGTAGCCGGAGCTGTCACTACTTCAGTGATGACTACTGTTGTTAGTTTCCTGCCCGTTTTCACAATGACAGGTGAAGCTGGACGTCTCTACCGTCCTCTAGCCTATACCAAATCATTTGCACTCATTGCATCGATTATCGTGGCCCTGACGATCATCCCGCCTATAGCCCACTTTTTACTGGGAGTTTTGCCGCGCTGGTTAAAAAAGGATAAAAACGATAAACGGAAATTGTCAGCAAAACTCGTTAGCCGCAGCTATCTCATCACAGCTCTCCTAGGCATAGGGGCAGGCATTTCTTTGGGGTTCTCTACAACGCTTGCCCTCGCCTTCATCGCTCTTGCCGTTCTCAACGCCTTCCACTCAAGGCTCTCTCCCAAGTTACAGCACGTTGGCGTTCTCACCATCAACATTGGAACCGCGCTCATAGTCGGCTGGCTACTGGCAAAGAACTGGATGCCTCTTGGTCTTGAGTCGGCCACTTTTACCAACTTCCTCTTTGTTGCCATCCTCCTCGGGGGGCTGCTTATCACATTTAAGATCTTCGAGCTCGGCTATACCCGCATCCTTAGCTGGTGCCTTAAACACAAAGCCCTCTTTCTTAGCCTCCCCCTGATGATGCTCGCTGCGGCGGGGTGTATTTGGTTGGGCTTTGGAAAGCTTACATCGGGCCTCCCCGAGGGCATTCAACACACCTCCCTCTATCAAGACCTTGATAAAAAATTCCCTGGGCTGGGCAAGGAGTTCAGACCCGCACTTGATGAAGGATCATTCCTCGTCATGCCTACTGTCAGTCCACACGCATCCATCAAGGAGGCGACTGAGGCACTCCGGACTCTTGATGCTGCCATTGCTGCTATCCCAGAGGTTTCTCAAGTCGTGGGGAAAATTGGCCGCGCCGAGTCAGCACTCGATCCTGCTCCCATTTCAATGATCGAGACGATTGTGAACTACCGCTCGGAATATCGATCCGATGAAAAAGGCCGCGTTCTCACCTTCGAGGTGAACGACAATGGCGACTACGTCTATGACAAGAAAGGTAAGCTCGTCCCAGACGAAGACGGCAAGCCGTTTCGTCAGTGGCGACCTCATATCAAAAGTGCCGACGACATCTGGCAAGAAATCAGTAAAGTCACACAGTCGCCCGGACTAACAGGCGCACCCAAACTCCAACCCATTGAAACACGTCTCGTCATGCTTCGCACGGGCATGCGTGCTCCGATGGGTATCAAAGTCAAAGCACCAACCCTTCTCAGCTTAGAAGATTTTGGTCTTCAAATTGAACGCCTCATGCGCGAAAGCGGCATTCCCGGTCTTGACGTCAACAGTATCAATGCCGATCGTATCGTTGGGAAACCTTACCTCGAAATCCATCCTGACCGGGAAGCGGCCAAACGCTACGGACTGAACGTCGTCGACATTCACAAAACAATCCAGACAGCTATTGGTGGCGAGATTGTTACGACAACCGTCGAAGGGCGCGAGCGATATGATGTCCAGGTCCGCTATGCACGAGAAGCGCGAGACTCCATCGAGAGTATCGAAAAAATCCTTATCAAAACCAAGGAAGGCGCACAGGTGCCACTCGGTCAACTTGTGGAAATCAAGTACGTGCGAGGTCCTCAAGTCATCAAGAGTGAAGACACCTTCCTCACGGGCTACGTCACCTTTGGTGCTAACCCGGGATTCGCGGAGGTCGATGTCGTCGAAGAAGTTCAAGCCTACCTCGATGAACAAGAAGAAGCAGGCAAACTGAAACGCGCCGGCGGCATCCGTTACGAGTTTGCAGGTAACTATGAGTCCGCACTGGAGTTCGAGAAAAACATGATGATCATCATGCCTTTGGCGTTACTATCGATTTTCCTAATTCTTTATCTGGAAAACCGCTCCGTGCTCAACACCTTCATCATCTTCAGTGGAATCACCGTTGCTTTCTCGGGAGGGTTCATCCTCCTCTGGCTCTATGGTCAGCCCGGGTTCATGAACTTCACCGTCTTTGGTCACAACTTGCGGGAACTCTTTCAGATCCACCCCATCAATCTATCCACAGCCGTCTGGGTCGGCTTCATCGCCCTCTTCGGTATCGCGACTGATGACGGCGTAGTCATCTCCACCTACCTACGACAGAGGTTTAAAAAGGACAATCCACAAACCATCGCTGAAATTCGAGCAGCCACAGTCACCGCTGGTAAACGCCGCTGCCGCCCCTGCCTGATGACTACCGCCACGACCCTACTGGCCCTCCTTCCCGTGCTTACATCCACAGGCCGAGGTGCTGACATCATGGGACCTATGGCTGTGCCGATCTTCGGAGGTATGCTCGTAGAGCTACTTACGATGTTTGTCGTACCCGTGCTGTTCTGCACCGCAAAAGAACTCACCCATAAACAACAAGTTTAA
- a CDS encoding two pore domain potassium channel family protein gives MRPLEVDNPIDIEHVAPRYYFLGIALLILALLYPVLEFEHMGLILWTSVFWVMLIAAVRATNHTPTIKKATYCFGGVVILLGIAGLICYQYLGNSHAWIFTSINFVTFVFLAFVTSSVIYNILSSSRIGIDHLIGAASAYVLIGITFAYSYIVLHSITGSALLHSEIPLPLSNEDAMASLVADYCYFSFATLTTLGYGDLTPLTLATRVLSCAEAITGQLFLTILIARLVGLHVVRASQRSNPRVLKR, from the coding sequence TTGCGACCTCTCGAAGTAGATAATCCCATCGACATAGAACATGTTGCTCCTAGATATTATTTTCTGGGAATAGCCCTGCTGATACTCGCCCTGCTCTACCCGGTTCTTGAGTTCGAGCACATGGGGTTAATTCTATGGACCTCTGTGTTTTGGGTGATGCTAATAGCCGCAGTTCGCGCAACCAATCACACACCTACGATTAAAAAGGCAACGTATTGTTTTGGCGGGGTTGTCATCCTGCTTGGTATTGCCGGACTGATTTGTTACCAGTATTTGGGCAACTCCCACGCGTGGATTTTCACCTCGATCAATTTCGTAACTTTTGTCTTCCTGGCATTCGTCACTTCTTCCGTAATCTACAACATTCTGAGTTCATCACGTATCGGAATCGACCACCTGATCGGCGCCGCATCTGCCTACGTGCTCATCGGCATCACCTTTGCTTACAGTTACATCGTCCTACACTCAATAACGGGTAGCGCTCTTCTGCACAGTGAAATCCCATTACCACTATCTAATGAAGACGCAATGGCATCCTTGGTAGCCGATTATTGTTATTTCAGTTTTGCCACGCTCACGACGCTTGGCTACGGCGACCTCACACCATTGACTCTAGCAACTCGCGTCTTGTCTTGCGCCGAAGCTATCACAGGCCAGCTTTTTCTTACCATCCTCATCGCTCGCTTGGTTGGGTTACATGTCGTCCGCGCTTCACAAAGGTCCAACCCACGCGTACTCAAACGGTAG
- a CDS encoding winged helix-turn-helix transcriptional regulator — MKADVTMLDTPKCLNTSKVDRLKKELAENAFVDIAVIYKALSHPSRLQVLYLLSLEPCCVCDLSHVMGIPVPTASQYLRILRKAGLVDFKKDGKFIIYSLTLTAQNLGDLGKLNRG, encoded by the coding sequence ATGAAAGCCGATGTCACAATGCTCGATACCCCTAAGTGCCTTAATACGAGTAAAGTAGATCGCCTAAAAAAAGAATTGGCTGAGAATGCCTTCGTTGACATTGCTGTAATCTACAAGGCACTGTCGCACCCGAGCCGCTTGCAGGTGCTCTATTTACTCAGTCTGGAACCGTGCTGTGTCTGCGATTTATCTCACGTCATGGGGATTCCGGTCCCTACAGCATCACAATACCTCAGAATACTGAGGAAAGCCGGGCTTGTAGATTTCAAAAAGGATGGAAAATTTATCATCTATTCCCTGACCTTGACGGCTCAGAATTTGGGGGATCTAGGTAAACTCAATCGCGGTTGA
- a CDS encoding TolC family protein, producing MTYNPRLQSQRAELRALQAETIQAGLRPNPELGLDVENFAGSGGSRGFNGAEITAALSQKLELGGKRSKRTVVAALKAAALKAEIASDERNVRIAADRAFTTLLEARKLRELSKRNLTRAEENLRTLNTLLEVGKSNRIDVGKAKLAISEAKESLAEARSAESDAAAELSQIWGGGAANVTAAGSLDAPQGSVSSNPESAVSRHPAMRAAALRFARAQATYNLEKAKRFSDIEVGGGVRESRDANETAAVVGVRIPLPIFDRNQGNIQAAKERLDSARANGRATESELRSRITKLTSDLRAARSRASEFDSRTVDAARQGLKDTLEAYNAGKASLLEVLDARKTLFKVERGQTRAQADLLRAHNSLKTMTNN from the coding sequence TTGACCTATAACCCTAGATTACAGTCTCAACGAGCAGAACTCCGAGCTCTACAAGCGGAAACAATCCAAGCCGGACTACGACCTAATCCCGAACTCGGGCTGGACGTGGAGAACTTCGCCGGAAGCGGTGGGAGTAGAGGCTTCAATGGTGCTGAAATCACAGCAGCCCTCTCTCAGAAACTGGAACTCGGGGGCAAACGATCCAAGCGAACGGTGGTCGCAGCACTAAAAGCCGCAGCACTGAAGGCCGAGATTGCTAGCGACGAACGTAATGTCCGGATTGCCGCCGACAGAGCTTTCACCACTCTTCTGGAAGCCCGGAAGCTACGCGAATTAAGCAAACGAAACCTTACCCGTGCAGAGGAAAACTTGAGAACTCTGAATACTTTACTTGAGGTAGGGAAAAGCAATCGAATCGATGTCGGCAAGGCGAAGCTAGCCATCTCAGAGGCCAAGGAAAGCCTTGCCGAGGCACGTTCTGCGGAGAGCGATGCCGCCGCAGAACTGAGTCAGATATGGGGAGGTGGAGCAGCCAATGTCACCGCCGCCGGATCGCTTGATGCGCCGCAAGGCTCTGTCTCGTCAAACCCCGAATCCGCGGTCTCGCGCCATCCGGCGATGCGAGCCGCTGCACTTCGTTTCGCCCGTGCGCAAGCCACATACAACCTCGAAAAAGCAAAACGTTTTTCCGATATTGAGGTAGGCGGCGGAGTCCGTGAGTCGCGAGATGCTAATGAAACAGCTGCTGTTGTCGGCGTCCGTATTCCTCTCCCGATTTTCGACCGTAACCAGGGCAATATCCAAGCCGCCAAGGAACGCCTCGACAGCGCCCGGGCCAATGGCCGAGCCACCGAAAGCGAACTTCGATCCCGGATTACGAAACTCACCTCTGATCTCCGTGCCGCCCGCAGCCGTGCCAGCGAATTCGACTCACGAACGGTCGATGCGGCCCGTCAAGGACTGAAAGACACCCTCGAAGCATACAACGCAGGCAAAGCCTCTTTGCTCGAAGTGCTTGATGCCCGCAAAACCCTTTTCAAGGTCGAGCGCGGTCAGACCCGCGCCCAGGCCGACCTTCTCCGTGCCCACAATTCACTAAAAACAATGACTAACAACTAA